The following are encoded together in the Dama dama isolate Ldn47 chromosome 27, ASM3311817v1, whole genome shotgun sequence genome:
- the LOC133047633 gene encoding collagen alpha-1(I) chain-like, which produces MAVRAALTPGLGEDFSRLRRLLLRLGLGKLKEVAFQVEGLTSRPAVGALEADGQSPPPASPVGGPGGPGGDAPAAWGQRLTAAAHGAPGTAPHRGRPRRSGDGASPRPPTALRSGDGASPRPPTALRGRRLTAAAHGAPGTAPHRGRPRRSGDGASPRPPTALRSGDGASPRPPTALRSGDGASPRPPTALRSGDGASPRPPTALRGRRLTAAAHGAPGTAPHRGRPRRSGDGASPRPLTALRGRRLTAAAHGAPLRGRRLTAAAHGAPGTAPHRGRPRRSGDGASPRPLTALRGRRLTAAAHGAPLRGRRLTAAAHGAPLRGRRLTAAAHGAPGTAPHRGRPRRSGDGASPRPPTALRSGDGASPRPPTALRSGDGASPRPPTALRGRRLTAAAHGAPGTAPHRGRPRRSGDGASPRPPTALRSGDGASPRPPTALRSGDGASPRPPTALRSGDGASPRPPTALRSGDGASPRPPTALRGRRLTAAAHGAPGTAPHRGRSRRSGDGASPRPPTALRSGDGASPRPPTALRSGDGASPRPPTALRGRRLTAAAHGAPGTAPHRGRSRRSGDGASPRPPTALRSGDGASPRPLTALRGRRLTAAAHGAPLRGRRLTAAAHGAPLRGRRLTAAAHGAPGTAPHRGRPRRSGDGASPRPLTALRGRRLTAAAHGAPLRGQRLTAAAHGAPGTAPHRGRPRRSAPGTAPHRGRPRRSGDGASPRPLTALSPGALRTDAAWFPGPPRCKSLPAPFRTNRRLRR; this is translated from the exons ATGGCGGTCAGAGCAGCACTTACCCCGGGTTTGGGTGAGGACTTCAGCAGGCTCCGCAGGCTTCTCCTGCGTCTTGGCCTGG GGAAACTAAAGGAGGTGGCGTTCCAGGTGGAGGGACTCACGAGCAGGCCTGCAGTGGGTGCCCTGGAGGCGGACGGTCAGAGCCCGCCTCCAGCCTCCCCCGTGGGAGGGCCTGGGGGGCCGGGG GGAGACGCACCGGCCGCCTGGGGACAGCGCCTCACCGCGGCCGCCCACGGCGCTCCGGGGACGGCGCCTCACCGCGGCCGCCCACGGCGCTCCGGGGACGGCGCCTCACCGCGGCCGCCCACGGCGCTCCGCTCCGGGGACGGCGCCTCACCGCGGCCGCCCACGGCGCTCCGGGGACGGCGCCTCACCGCGGCCGCCCACGGCGCTCCGGGGACGGCGCCTCACCGCGGCCGCCCACGGCGCTCCGGGGACGGCGCCTCACCGCGGCCGCCCACGGCGCTCCGCTCCGGGGACGGCGCCTCACCGCGGCCGCCCACGGCGCTCCGCTCCGGGGACGGCGCCTCACCGCGGCCGCCCACGGCGCTCCGCTCCGGGGACGGCGCCTCACCGCGGCCGCCCACGGCGCTCCGGGGACGGCGCCTCACCGCGGCCGCCCACGGCGCTCCGGGGACGGCGCCTCACCGCGGCCGCCCACGGCGCTCCGGGGACGGCGCCTCACCGCGGCCGCTCACGGCGCTCCGGGGACGGCGCCTCACCGCGGCCGCCCACGGCGCTCCGCTCCGGGGACGGCGCCTCACCGCGGCCGCCCACGGCGCTCCGGGGACGGCGCCTCACCGCGGCCGCCCACGGCGCTCCGGGGACGGCGCCTCACCGCGGCCGCTCACGGCGCTCCGGGGACGGCGCCTCACCGCGGCCGCCCACGGCGCTCCGCTCCGGGGACGGCGCCTCACCGCGGCCGCCCACGGCGCTCCGCTCCGGGGACGGCGCCTCACCGCGGCCGCCCACGGCGCTCCGGGGACGGCGCCTCACCGCGGCCGCCCACGGCGCTCCGGGGACGGCGCCTCACCGCGGCCGCCCACGGCGCTCCGCTCCGGGGACGGCGCCTCACCGCGGCCGCCCACGGCGCTCCGCTCCGGGGACGGCGCCTCACCGCGGCCGCCCACGGCGCTCCGGGGACGGCGCCTCACCGCGGCCGCCCACGGCGCTCCGGGGACGGCGCCTCACCGCGGCCGCCCACGGCGCTCCGGGGACGGCGCCTCACCGCGGCCGCCCACGGCGCTCCGCTCCGGGGACGGCGCCTCACCGCGGCCGCCCACGGCGCTCCGCTCCGGGGACGGCGCCTCACCGCGGCCGCCCACGGCGCTCCGCTCCGGGGACGGCGCCTCACCGCGGCCGCCCACGGCGCTCCGCTCCGGGGACGGCGCCTCACCGCGGCCGCCCACGGCGCTCCGGGGACGGCGCCTCACCGCGGCCGCCCACGGCGCTCCGGGGACGGCGCCTCACCGCGGCCGCTCACGGCGCTCCGGGGACGGCGCCTCACCGCGGCCGCCCACGGCGCTCCGCTCCGGGGACGGCGCCTCACCGCGGCCGCCCACGGCGCTCCGCTCCGGGGACGGCGCCTCACCGCGGCCGCCCACGGCGCTCCGGGGACGGCGCCTCACCGCGGCCGCCCACGGCGCTCCGGGGACGGCGCCTCACCGCGGCCGCTCACGGCGCTCCGGGGACGGCGCCTCACCGCGGCCGCCCACGGCGCTCCGCTCCGGGGACGGCGCCTCACCGCGGCCGCTCACGGCGCTCCGGGGACGGCGCCTCACCGCGGCCGCCCACGGCGCTCCGCTCCGGGGACGGCGCCTCACCGCGGCCGCCCACGGCGCTCCGCTCCGGGGACGGCGCCTCACCGCGGCCGCCCACGGCGCTCCGGGGACGGCGCCTCACCGCGGCCGCCCACGGCGCTCCGGGGACGGCGCCTCACCGCGGCCGCTCACGGCGCTCCGGGGACGGCGCCTCACCGCGGCCGCCCACGGCGCTCCGCTCCGGGGACAGCGCCTCACCGCGGCCGCTCACGGCGCTCCGGGGACGGCGCCTCACCGCGGCCGCCCACGGCGCTCCGCTCCGGGGACGGCGCCTCACCGCGGCCGCCCACGGCGCTCCGGGGACGGCGCCTCACCGCGGCCGCTCACGGCGCTCTCCCCGGGAGCGTTGCGCACAGACGCTGCTTGGTTTCCAGGTCCTCCGAGGTGCAAGTCTCTCCCTGCTCCATTCAGGACGAACCGAAGGCTGAGACGCTAA